In Leptospira sp. WS58.C1, a single genomic region encodes these proteins:
- a CDS encoding YncE family protein, translating into MRNRSYSIFSGLLIFLSFCGDIERPPLYTLFLTPNLPNNIGVVTTDFGGGGRFKVLNPELLVSYPGLTPIHSDAVARFGNNRVYILNRLNRDSIQVLDPNFGFQTIAEWSMGSGTNPTDIAIVGQNKAYVSLYGSRILRVLHPLTGASLGQIDLGGYSEPSAIPDNLPEMSGMQIVGTSLFIVLQRLDRNDPSGYFPPGSWGSLLLEIDTVTDSIISTYTFPTPNPVGKPQILELFGETHLVFAAANRMGFLSQIDGGVVAFRLSTRTFRSGFLFPETAAGGDILGVQIKDEQLGYASVLDASFNKTLQVFNPSTGQKLADLLFIPSSYDASLTTILLGEDEILYVSNTQFSQPGVTMFDTRDNRLLTPVPISVDLQPFDLIQLKE; encoded by the coding sequence ATGAGAAATAGATCCTATTCTATTTTTTCCGGTTTACTCATTTTCCTTTCCTTCTGCGGAGATATTGAAAGACCACCTTTATATACGTTGTTCTTAACTCCGAATCTCCCGAATAATATCGGAGTCGTCACCACCGACTTTGGGGGAGGAGGAAGGTTTAAGGTGTTAAATCCGGAACTTCTTGTTTCTTATCCGGGACTGACACCTATCCATTCCGATGCGGTAGCGAGATTCGGAAACAATAGGGTGTATATTCTAAATCGTTTAAATAGGGACAGTATCCAGGTTTTGGATCCGAATTTCGGGTTCCAAACGATTGCTGAATGGTCCATGGGTTCCGGCACAAATCCCACCGATATCGCGATTGTCGGTCAGAACAAAGCGTACGTATCACTTTACGGATCCAGAATATTGAGAGTTCTTCATCCTTTGACGGGAGCGAGTTTAGGCCAGATCGACCTGGGAGGATATTCAGAACCAAGCGCCATTCCGGATAACCTGCCAGAAATGTCCGGTATGCAGATCGTGGGTACGAGTCTTTTTATCGTTTTACAAAGATTGGATCGGAACGATCCGAGCGGATATTTCCCTCCAGGATCTTGGGGATCTCTTCTTTTAGAAATAGATACTGTAACGGATTCTATTATTTCTACTTATACGTTTCCGACCCCGAATCCCGTCGGGAAACCGCAGATCTTAGAACTTTTCGGAGAGACTCATTTGGTTTTTGCCGCTGCAAATAGAATGGGTTTTTTAAGCCAGATTGACGGCGGAGTGGTGGCGTTTCGACTTTCTACTCGAACTTTTCGCTCCGGCTTTTTATTTCCGGAAACTGCGGCGGGCGGGGATATATTAGGAGTACAGATCAAGGACGAACAATTGGGTTATGCAAGCGTTCTGGACGCTTCCTTTAATAAAACATTACAAGTATTTAATCCAAGCACTGGACAGAAACTGGCAGATCTGCTTTTTATTCCTTCTTCTTACGACGCGAGCCTGACCACAATTCTTCTTGGGGAAGACGAGATACTTTACGTTTCCAATACCCAATTCTCTCAACCGGGAGTTACGATGTTCGATACTAGAGACAATCGGCTTTTAACACCGGTTCCGATCTCCGTGGACCTCCAACCTTTCGACTTGATACAACTCAAAGAATAA
- a CDS encoding ankyrin repeat domain-containing protein, with the protein MIAAGHKAQVIYSLRENPDLASKLNPEGITPVLFALYFGKDDIVNSYLALGIPLNLFEAAALGDEDRVRGLVDPNPSIVRSYSPDGWTPLHLASHFGRLSIIRYLLEKGADIHAKSKSKLSIGNTALHSAVASWRADAVALLLENGADPNFTQDGGFSPLHIAATRQGNEQIVDLLLKKGANPDLKTEDGKTARDIAAERGVAFSP; encoded by the coding sequence ATGATCGCTGCCGGTCATAAAGCCCAAGTTATCTACTCTTTAAGAGAAAATCCGGACCTGGCCTCCAAACTAAATCCGGAAGGGATCACTCCCGTATTATTCGCTCTCTATTTCGGCAAGGACGATATAGTAAATTCGTATCTCGCCTTAGGAATTCCACTTAATCTGTTTGAAGCGGCAGCTTTAGGAGACGAGGACCGTGTTAGAGGGCTCGTCGATCCAAATCCGAGTATCGTTCGTTCTTATAGTCCGGATGGTTGGACCCCTTTACATTTGGCGTCTCATTTCGGAAGACTTTCCATTATTCGATATTTATTGGAGAAAGGAGCGGACATTCACGCTAAATCCAAAAGTAAATTATCGATCGGTAATACTGCATTACATTCTGCTGTAGCTTCCTGGCGGGCCGACGCGGTTGCGTTACTATTGGAGAACGGTGCAGACCCTAATTTTACGCAAGATGGAGGTTTTTCGCCGCTTCATATTGCCGCAACCAGACAAGGAAACGAACAAATCGTCGATTTACTTTTGAAAAAGGGAGCAAATCCGGATCTTAAAACGGAGGATGGAAAAACCGCCAGAGATATCGCAGCGGAAAGAGGAGTGGCTTTTAGCCCTTAG
- a CDS encoding tetratricopeptide repeat protein, whose amino-acid sequence MKISLRKDTIFRIFAFCVLVISPLFLLSEEELAESGWIQEGNILLESKQFEEAELLANSVLGSDPSNSKAEFILTRAWIGIGNEEKKKGNFQKAKEYLMKAYEKWPLNESIRKELAELENYPDQSKKLSPIIRNNTPISSVSTKSMEELTAGMNLLRLEIERLKIELETERKERVKGNDWNWTYLLLGIQIAVLFGIFKKIR is encoded by the coding sequence ATGAAAATTTCCCTCAGGAAAGATACAATTTTTAGAATATTCGCATTTTGTGTTCTTGTAATCTCTCCTTTATTCCTACTTTCGGAAGAGGAATTAGCGGAAAGCGGATGGATCCAAGAAGGAAACATATTATTAGAATCTAAACAATTCGAAGAAGCGGAATTATTGGCAAATTCCGTTTTAGGATCCGATCCTTCCAATTCAAAAGCGGAATTTATTTTAACCCGGGCCTGGATCGGAATAGGAAATGAAGAAAAGAAAAAGGGAAACTTTCAAAAGGCGAAAGAATATCTTATGAAAGCCTACGAAAAATGGCCTTTAAACGAAAGTATTCGAAAAGAACTTGCGGAGTTAGAAAATTATCCGGATCAAAGTAAAAAATTATCTCCAATAATTAGAAATAATACGCCGATCTCAAGCGTTTCCACCAAAAGTATGGAAGAATTGACTGCCGGTATGAACCTTCTCCGCTTAGAGATAGAAAGACTAAAAATCGAACTAGAAACGGAACGGAAAGAACGAGTAAAAGGGAACGATTGGAACTGGACGTATCTCCTATTAGGAATACAAATCGCGGTTTTATTTGGGATATTCAAGAAAATTAGGTAA
- a CDS encoding Kelch repeat-containing protein, which yields MRKIYSIFIILFISLLICFCSASGLSEILGEESSKVEFAFVAKLGPKSAILSWNCSKVSKGTMYTSEGITPSANSSKTHFLEWRHLTPNTSYRAILTCGSQRIEEGNILEFTTWISNDPPKTRGIWILGGIGNDGLPIREVDLFDPVTDIWYSSITTIPSPRIFASILHHKNKIYVIGGMENVSGTYVSSSKVEVYDPYADLWETKSSLPSGSIGAVAGSVGDEIYLLSGSNSTDMTNGPVFNTILKFYPELGTNGQWISYSSASTIFSRVDMAGCTINGIIFYTGGRTYNSGSANASTDGFAASANTTTSFSEPSLGESKHGAASVCILPSSSDPFPADGVYFTVVGGSTGSGNVFQPATSIIPTNRTEFFQLGSSSFSLGPSLPSSLYFPAVQTSYETRKIFSFGGASSINIPENTVYSLDSGNPLGSAWTTHPSTMPRRRYAHKAIRIDR from the coding sequence ATGAGAAAAATATATTCTATTTTTATAATTCTTTTTATCTCCCTGCTCATTTGTTTCTGCTCGGCTTCCGGCTTATCCGAAATTTTAGGGGAAGAATCTTCCAAAGTGGAATTCGCATTTGTAGCCAAATTAGGCCCGAAATCGGCAATTCTTTCTTGGAATTGTTCGAAAGTTTCCAAGGGTACGATGTATACTAGCGAAGGAATTACCCCAAGTGCAAATTCTTCTAAAACCCATTTTTTAGAATGGAGGCATTTGACCCCGAATACTTCATACAGAGCGATCTTAACCTGCGGATCTCAAAGGATAGAGGAAGGTAATATTTTAGAATTTACGACCTGGATCTCTAACGATCCTCCCAAAACGAGAGGGATTTGGATCTTAGGCGGGATCGGTAACGACGGACTTCCTATTCGAGAAGTGGATCTATTCGATCCTGTGACGGATATTTGGTATTCTTCCATTACGACCATCCCAAGTCCTCGGATCTTTGCCTCCATTCTTCATCATAAAAACAAAATATATGTGATCGGAGGTATGGAGAATGTTTCGGGGACCTATGTTTCTTCTTCCAAGGTCGAAGTGTATGATCCGTATGCGGATCTATGGGAAACAAAATCTTCTTTACCTTCCGGCTCTATCGGCGCGGTGGCAGGTTCCGTAGGGGATGAGATCTATCTTCTATCCGGTTCCAATTCTACCGATATGACGAATGGCCCGGTATTTAATACAATTCTAAAGTTCTATCCGGAATTGGGAACAAACGGTCAATGGATCTCTTATTCTTCCGCCTCCACGATCTTTAGTAGGGTTGATATGGCGGGTTGTACGATCAACGGTATTATTTTTTATACCGGTGGTAGGACGTATAATAGCGGAAGCGCTAACGCAAGCACGGATGGTTTTGCCGCTTCCGCAAATACGACTACTTCCTTTAGCGAACCGAGTTTGGGGGAATCCAAACATGGAGCTGCGAGCGTTTGTATTTTACCCTCTTCGTCCGATCCTTTCCCTGCCGATGGAGTTTATTTCACGGTTGTCGGAGGTTCCACCGGTTCCGGCAATGTTTTCCAACCTGCCACTTCCATTATTCCCACCAACAGAACCGAATTTTTTCAATTAGGTTCTTCTTCCTTTTCTTTGGGACCAAGCCTTCCGAGCTCTTTATATTTTCCCGCAGTCCAGACTTCCTATGAAACTAGGAAAATTTTCTCTTTTGGAGGAGCTTCATCCATTAATATCCCGGAAAATACCGTGTATTCTTTGGATTCCGGGAATCCATTAGGTTCCGCGTGGACAACTCATCCTTCAACTATGCCAAGAAGAAGATATGCTCATAAAGCGATCCGGATCGACAGATGA
- a CDS encoding LA_3334 family protein: MSKKCTFIFCGIFLLPSYLFAFEILFKNGDAFIAEEVSEEPEYILFSWKEKRYKIPRSELQRIDPRKKGPDSSYRYSEFKLTDGTQLKGVLIEKRENKLILKTELGFAELDRSKILSHNFDDISSEPPILSERYLLETSKQIEWRIGFFASGYYSWGAWGQAFPITYGGGAFIERDTNSKLWFYGVSSEASIGKGRNGNLSIWSQSLYLGKYYGASSPYWLTGAGFSNLVRSGEERISTINPDLIFEFGWNWRTASGSSIRIGIRSQCNIEEGTNFCRSGFRFSWGFAI, translated from the coding sequence ATGTCCAAAAAGTGTACTTTTATTTTTTGCGGGATCTTCTTACTGCCTTCTTATCTTTTCGCTTTCGAAATTTTATTTAAGAATGGAGATGCTTTTATCGCGGAAGAAGTTTCGGAAGAACCGGAATACATTCTTTTTTCCTGGAAAGAGAAAAGATATAAGATCCCTAGGTCGGAACTCCAACGGATAGACCCCAGGAAGAAGGGTCCTGATTCCTCCTATCGATATTCCGAATTCAAACTAACGGATGGCACCCAACTTAAAGGGGTCTTGATAGAAAAAAGAGAGAATAAACTCATCTTAAAGACGGAACTTGGTTTTGCCGAGTTGGATAGAAGTAAAATCCTCTCTCATAATTTTGACGATATCTCCTCGGAGCCTCCGATACTATCTGAACGATATCTATTAGAAACTTCTAAACAAATAGAATGGAGAATCGGATTTTTCGCTTCCGGATACTATTCCTGGGGTGCATGGGGACAGGCCTTCCCTATCACATACGGAGGTGGCGCATTCATAGAAAGAGATACAAATTCCAAACTTTGGTTCTATGGAGTTTCTTCCGAGGCATCCATTGGAAAAGGTAGGAACGGAAACTTAAGTATATGGAGCCAGTCCCTGTATTTGGGAAAATATTACGGAGCTTCTTCTCCGTATTGGTTAACTGGCGCCGGTTTCAGTAATTTAGTCCGATCGGGAGAGGAAAGGATCTCTACGATCAATCCGGATCTCATTTTCGAATTCGGCTGGAATTGGCGAACGGCATCCGGATCTTCCATACGAATTGGGATCCGATCTCAGTGCAATATAGAAGAAGGAACGAACTTTTGCAGATCAGGCTTCCGATTCTCCTGGGGGTTTGCTATATGA